A section of the Callithrix jacchus isolate 240 chromosome 14, calJac240_pri, whole genome shotgun sequence genome encodes:
- the LOC118147179 gene encoding LOW QUALITY PROTEIN: spermatogenesis-associated protein 31H1-like (The sequence of the model RefSeq protein was modified relative to this genomic sequence to represent the inferred CDS: inserted 11 bases in 6 codons; substituted 5 bases at 5 genomic stop codons) — protein MISASELSDLKYEVFTLEPCFQKAESVELKPEPYSQDVNSEELHSHLRQHSVRSMVFASEPRSQDVKSVKSTLSPQPQSIDYLISCFRSQCFKSVAFAPKPCFQYIKPMKLIPGAQHQGKNYQKLTSGWQDVKSMVLAPEPTRKFPSGPLLTSGRFSTLSPESQQQGVKSLKFTLEPKLQSVKHVKLSSASLQQTIKSVELARGPLLQTVKYGEQTPRTNSQIMASSERIPRLGHQLAICAEMIPQPKYQIPKSANLISVPIYHAIEFVEMEHGLAHKDIDTIEKSVGLTPKLTGRAMESLGMLQQPDLQVPKFVDLTPMLRDQCSKSLGLTLKKSHQILETMDILSQPQPQVKDLGDLYIKPLQQIAESERITPELKHYFTQAMGLTTEARIQADEFFGMTPKPPSQATGFAERSPRLCPQDLEPMVGISQKRLQREESMVLIPKSLRHVPDSASGMIPGLGHQVSESVELTSETGVQVEKTLELTPEPQHHVGSPEIILGXSHQVLESVNLNYKQWLQVDESLEVPLKQTSQVTGHEESAELTSEAWQHREVSVGLTKSKNQSMKSPGTTPGPLGQIVEFXISPEPLDQVTECARTQLQVAQSEEVTFVDVPKVVQSEKVTPGPPFQVVKSMTTPRPAPQVVEYIERTPKLQDIRPSELPSWPXLQDVKAKXLITKPKHQIVETMELTRFQTVKTMLIPGPPPQIVKSEELAPGPIPQDIKPIGVALESGIEGINSMNLLPVLQELIVPVXSTLRPHIQVKSEXLTSQQISPFEEHTILTHKQGLQAVKSTVIKTEPPKVMESEDLNLGQVCQNRDCEKLTSEELQVGSDFSRFLQSSSTSLISSSIKTASELGGLWDSGIQKVSRALDVKNLGADILQPEETYLDPTMTQSLTLPLALHNQSSVKTAYIVENPCPEIPGVDIISKQTTKRNQLEELENSLQRHQSQSXRSLSRIFRAESGVQKSLIKSLLGRQHNIWASHAWRQQLPRKSLSTMLTLGNVLGTTMERKLCSQTSLAXKATADTCQSIQNLFGIPAXMEASQRLPEKGPVTISQPSVVKNYIQRHRSMALKMWTRGSTSSIIQHYSGMRVGIKXNSGFSDISQEAIQHMPVSCAGGQLPVLVKSXSSISIFYDREDLVPMEESENSQSDSQTRIFESQHSLKANYLSQSDFSEQLQLLQDLQLKIATKLLRSQIPPSVPPPLASGPVLKDPIRLQCGQCSGFNCHHKLQTTLGPYLLIYPQLHLVSTPECHGEIRLHLGFRLRTWRRPQISKYHERDRPVIQRPMSPSQRKAKIHTQPSKSPTSTIDLQSGSSQTAAPVRVYIRGRQQSSPDLEEKTIIRAPRHYESIQVHTISESDSESTQNECPPPRPANFCIFSGDEFHHAVVVLSYQHITSWDPLHIGAEVEDHCLRATLNIIQMQLKKEEADSTIRSACGVVSYFWPFP, from the exons ATGATTTCAGCCTCTGAGCTATCAGACTTAAAATATGAGGTATTTACACTAGAGCCATGTTTTCAAAAAGCAGAATCTGTAGAGTTAAAACCAGAACCATATTCTCAAGATGTGAATTCTGAGGAGTTGCATTCACACCTCAGGCAGCATAGTGTGAGATCTATGGTATTTGCATCAGAGCCACGTTCTCAAGATGTGAAATCTGTGAAGTCAACTCTATCGCCACAACCTCAAAGTATAGATTATTTGATATCATGCTTTAGGTCACAATGCTTTAAATCTGTGGCCTTTGCACCGAAGCCATGTTTTCAATATATAAAACCTATGAAGCTGATACCAGGGGCCCAACACCAAGGTAAAAATTATCAGAAGTTGACTTCAGGATGGCAAGATGTGAAATCAATGGTGTTGGCACCAGAGCCAACTAGGAAGTTCCCATCAGGACCATTGTTGACTAGTGGCAGATTTTCAACTTTGTCTCCAGAATCACAGCAACAAGGTGTAAAATCTTTGAAGTTTACTCTAGAACCAAAGTTGCAAAGTGTAAAACATGTGAAATTGTCTTCAGCGTCTCTGCAGCAAACTATAAAATCTGTGGAATTAGCACGAGGGCCACTGCTTCAAACAGTGAAATATGGGGAACAAACTCCAAGAACAAATTCTCAAATCATGGCATCCTCTGAAAGAATTCCCAGGCTGGGGCATCAGCTTGCAATATGTGCAGAGATGATCCCACAGCCAAAGTATCAAATCCCTAAATCTGCAAATTTGATTTCAGTACCAATTTATCATGCCATAGAATTTGTAGAAATGGAGCATGGATTGGCACATAAAGACATAGATACTATAGAGAAATCTGTGGGGCTGACCCCAAAGCTAACAGGTAGAGCCATGGAATCCTTAGGGATGCTGCAGCAGCCAGATCTTCAAGTACCAAAATTCGTTGATCTGACTCCAATGCTAAGGGATCAGTGTTCAAAATCCTTAGGATTAACTCTAAAGAAAAGCCACCAAATCCTAGAAACTATGGACATACTCTCTCAGCCACAGCCCCAAGTTAAGGATTTGGGGGACTTATATATAAAGCCACTGCAGCAAATTGCGGAATCTGAAAGGATTACCCCAGAACTCAAGCATTACTTTACACAAGCTATGGGGTTGACCACTGAGGCAAGGATACAAGCAGATGAATTCTTTGGAATGACCCCAAAGCCACCAAGTCAAGCCACTGGATTTGCAGAGAGATCCCCAAGGCTCTGCCCTCAAGACTTAGAACCCATGGTGGGGATCTCTCAGAAAAGATTGCAAAGGGAAGAATCTATGGTATTGATTCCAAAGTCATTACGTCATGTCCCAGATTCTGCTTCAGGGATGATACCTGGGTTAGGACATCAGGTTTCTGAATCTGTGGAGTTGACTTCTGAGACAGGAGTGCAGGTGGAGAAAACTTTGGAATTAACTCCCGAACCACAACATCATGTGGGATCTCCAGAGATAATATTAGGGTAAAGTCATCAAGTCCTGGAATCTGTAAATCTGAACTATAAGCAATGGCTGCAAGTAGATGAATCTTTAGAGGTGCCCCTGAAGCAAACGAGTCAAGTTACAGGACATGAAGAATCTGCAGAGCTCACCTCTGAGGCATGGCAGCACAGGGAGGTATCAGTGGGGCTAACAAAGTCAAAGAATCAAAGTATGAAATCTCCAGGGACAACCCCAGGACCATTGGGTCAAATTGTAGAATT GATTAGTCCAGAACCACTGGATCAAGTCACAGAATGTGCAAGGACACAGCTTCAAGTTGCTCAGTCTGAAGAGGTAACCTTTGTAGATGTCCCAAAAGTTGTTCAGTCTGAGAAGGTGACCCCTGGACCACCATTTCAAGTTGTAAAGTCTATGACAACGCCAAGGCCAGCCCCTCAAGTGGTGGAATATATTGAGCGGACTCCAAAACTGCAAGATATAAGACCTTCAGAGCTCCCCTCATGGCCATAATTACAAGATGTGAAAGCTAAGTAATTAATCACAAAGCCAAAACACCAGATAGTGGAAACAATGGAGTTGACAAGGTTTCAAACTGTAAAAACTATGTTAATCCCAGGGCCACCCCCTCAAATTGTAAAATCTGAGGAATTAGCACCAGGACCAATTcctcaggatataaaaccaatAGGAGTAGCCCTAGAATCAGGAATTGAAGGAATAAATTCTATGAATTTACTTCCAGTTCTTCAAGAACTGATAGTACCTGT GTCAACTCTAAGGCCACATATTCAAGTGAAATCTGAATAATTAACCTCACAGCAAATATCTCCATTTGAGGAACATACAATATTGACTCATAAACAAGGACTTCAGGCTGTGAAATCTACAGTGATAAAAACAGAGCCTCCTAAAGTTATGGAATCTGAGGATTTGAATCTAGGACAGGTGTGTCAGAATAGGGACTGTGAGAAGTTAACATCGGAAGAGTTACAAGTAGGGTCTGACTTTTCTAGGTTCCTACAAAGCTCTTCAACCTCACTTATTTCAAGCTCTATCAAAACAGCATCTGAATTGGGAGGACTCTGGGATTCTGGGATACAGAAAGTATCCAGAGCTTTGGATGTAAAAAACCTTGGGGCAGATATTTTGCAGCCTGAAGAGACCTATCTAGACCCTACTATGACGCAGTCTTTAACTCTTCCCTTGGCCCTTCATAATCAAAGCTCTGTTAAGACAGCTTACATTGTGGAAAACCCATGTCCTGAGATTCCAGGAGTGGATATAATATCTAAACAGACAACTAAGAGGAATCAATTGGAGGAGCTAGAGAACTCACTTCAGAGACATCAGTCACAAAGCTAGAGATCACTATCTAGGATATTCCGGGCAGAATCAGGGGTTCAGAAATCCCTCATCAAGTCTCTCCTGGGCAGACAACACAACATCTGGGCAAGTCATGCCTGGAGGCAGCAACTACCAAGAAAATCTCTCTCCACTATGCTTACCCTGGGGAATGTTTTAGGGACCACTATGGAAAGGAAGCTTTGTTCTCAAACATCTCTAG GGAAAGCCACTGCAGATACCTGTCAGTCTATTCAGAATTTATTTGGGATTCCAGC GATGGAAGCTTCCCAGAGGCTGCCAGAGAAGGGTCCAGTTACTATTTCCCAACCTTCAGTGGTCAAAAACTACATTCAGAGACATAGGTCAATGGCCTTAAAAATGTGGACACGTGGCTCCACATCTTCCATAATACAGCATTACTCTGGGATGAGAGTGGGAATAAA AAACTCAGGATTCAGTGATATATCCCAAGAAGCCATTCAACATATGCCCGTCTCATGTGCAGGGGGCCAGCTTCCTGTCCTGGTAAAGTC GTCTTCCATCAGCATATTTTACGACAGAGAAGATCTTGTTCCAATGGAAGAAAGTGAGAACTCACAGAGTGATTCCCAGACAAGGATTTTTGAGTCTCAACACTCCCTCAAGGCAAATTATCTTTCCCAGAGTGACTTCTCAGAACAGCTCCAGTTGCTACAAGATTTGCAGctaaaaatagcaacaaaactCTTAAGGAGTCAAATACCCCCCAGTGTGCCTCCACCTCTAGCTTCAGGTCCAGTCCTAAAGGACCCTATCCGCCTACAGTGTGGCCAATGTTCAGGATTTAACTGCCATCATAAATTACAGACCACTTTGGGGCCTTATCTTCTGATCTATCCACAGCTCCACCTTGTAAGCACTCCTGAATGCCATGGTGAGATTCGATTGCACCTTGGCTTTAGGCTACGAACTTGGAGAAGACCACAAATCTCAAAGTATCATGAAAGAGATAGACCCGTCATACAGAGACCTATGTCACCATCACAAAGGAAAGCTAAAATCCATACTCAACCTTCCAAGAGTCCTACTTCCACAATAGATTTGCAGTCTGGGTCCTCCCAGACTGCTGCTCCTGTACGAGTCTACATCAGAGGAAGACAACAGAGCAGCCCTGACCTGGAAGAAAAGACAATAATTAGAGCACCTAGACATTATGAATCCATTCAGGTTCACACCATATCAGAGAGTGATTCTGAAAGCACTCAGAATGAGTGCCCGCccccacgccctgctaatttttgtatttttagtggagacgagtttcaccat gcTGTTGTGGTTCTGAGCTACCAACACATCACTTCCTGGGACCCACTGCACATAGGAGCAGAAGTTGAGGATCATTGTCTTAGAGCAACTCTCAATATCATACAGATGCAACTGAAGAAAGAAGAGGCAGATAGCACAATTAGAAGTGCATGTGGGGTTGTCTCCTACTTTTGGCCATTTCCCTAA